In the Agromyces flavus genome, ACCCCTCGGTGATCCTCGCGGTCCCGGTCGAGACGGTCGCGAGGAGCGCCGAGGGCGACGACGGCGACGTCCGACGCATCCTCGACCTGGCCGCCGAGCACGAGGCGATCGAACTCGTCGTCGGCAACCCGCTCTCGCTGTCGGGCCAGCCGACGGCGTCGACCGCCGACGCCGTCGCGTTCGCCGGACGGCTCGCGGCGACGGGGGCACACGTTCGCCTGGTCGATGAGCGCATGTCGACCGTCAGCGCACAGCAGGCGCTGCGTTCCGCGGGGAAGTCGTCGAAGAAGCAGCGTCCGATCATCGACCAAGCTGCAGCCGTTATCATTCTGCAACATGCCATCGATGCCGAGCGGGCATCGGGCACCGCCCCCGGACGAACCGTCCTCCCCGACGAAGGATCCTGAAATCCCGTGACCCAGCTCCCCCCAGAGCGTCGCCGCGGCTCCGACCGGCCGACTCCTCCGGATGGCGCGCGCGAGGCGCGGGCGCCGCGCAGCCGACGCGAACTCCGTGAGATCGAGCAGCGCGAGGCCGAGGCGGAGCGCCGTCGGAATGCAGAGCTGGAAGAGCGCCGCGCCGAGCAGGAATGGCGCGCCGAGCAGGAGCGCGTGGCGAAGGAGCAGTGGCGGGCCGAGCAGGAGCGACTGGCCGAGCAGGAGTGGCGGGCCGAGCAGGAGCGACTGGCCGAGCAGGAGTGGCGGGCCGAGCAGGAGCGACTGGCCGAGCAGGAGTGGCGGGCCGAGCAGGAGCGACTGGCCGAGCAGGAGTGGCGCGCCGAGCAGGAGCGCCTCGCGTACGAGGCGCAGCTCGCGGCCGCCGCGCCGACGCGTGCCCCGCGCGAGGCGACGGCCGTCGACCACGGGTTCGACTCCGACGACGCGTACGGCCGCGACGACGCGCTCGCGGCGGGAGCGACCGCCGACGGCGAGGAGCGCGTCCGTACCGCGACGCCGCGCCGCAGTCCCGTGGTGCACGACGCGCAGGATGACGGAGCCGACCTCTTCGCACCCTGGGACGACGATCCCGCCCCGCGGCCCTCCCGCTCGGATCGCCGCGCGGCGGCAATCGACCCCCACGGCGAGAGCGATCAGGGCGGCCCGGGTCGCAAGCGCGGACGCGGCGCGATCGGCTGCCTGGTGGCGCTCCTCGTGCTCGTCGGCATCGGGGCGGGCGCCTGGTTCTTCGTGCTGCAGGAGCCGGTCACGGCGTTCTTCCAGCGATTCGAGCCGCCCGCCGACTACACCGGTTCGGGCGAGGGCGAACTCGTCTTCATGATCAACGAGGGCGACGGCGGCGAGACGATCGCGGCGAACCTCGAGGAGGAGGGCGTCGTGGCCTCCGCCGAGGCGTTCATCGACGAGGTGACGAGTCGGTCGCCGCATCCCACGTTCTACCCGGGCGCGTACCAGCTCGCGAGCGAGATGAGCGCGAAGGCCGCCCTCGATGCGCTGCTCGACCCCGAGAACAAGCTCGAGAACACCTTCGTGATCCAGGAAGGGCTCTGGGCGCGCGACGCGCTCGCGGCGGCCTCGTCCGCCACGGGCATCCCGCTCGAGGAGCTCCAGGCGGCGGCGGCCGATCCGCAGGCGCTCGGGCTGCCCGCCGAGGCGACCTCCGTCGAGGGGTTCCTGTTCCCGGCGACCTACACGTTCCCGCCCGACGTCACGGCGCAGGAGGTCGTGCAGACCCTCGTCGACCGGTCGTTCGAGGCGCTCGACGCGGCCGGCGTGCCCGTCGAGCAGCGCTGGGAGACGGTCGTCATCGCGTCGCTCATCGAGCGCGAGGCGGGCTCGGCGGATGACTCGTACAAGGTCTCGCGCGTCATCCGCAACCGCCTCGACCCGAACCAGTTCCCGAGCGGACTGCTGCAGTTCGACTCGACGGTGCACTACGGCATCGGCGACGACTCGACCGTCGAGACGTCGGACGCCGAGCGCGCCGATGCGAGCAACACGTACAACACCTACGTGCACCC is a window encoding:
- the ruvX gene encoding Holliday junction resolvase RuvX; protein product: MRPGARLGIDVGRARIGVARCDPSVILAVPVETVARSAEGDDGDVRRILDLAAEHEAIELVVGNPLSLSGQPTASTADAVAFAGRLAATGAHVRLVDERMSTVSAQQALRSAGKSSKKQRPIIDQAAAVIILQHAIDAERASGTAPGRTVLPDEGS
- the mltG gene encoding endolytic transglycosylase MltG, producing the protein MTQLPPERRRGSDRPTPPDGAREARAPRSRRELREIEQREAEAERRRNAELEERRAEQEWRAEQERVAKEQWRAEQERLAEQEWRAEQERLAEQEWRAEQERLAEQEWRAEQERLAEQEWRAEQERLAYEAQLAAAAPTRAPREATAVDHGFDSDDAYGRDDALAAGATADGEERVRTATPRRSPVVHDAQDDGADLFAPWDDDPAPRPSRSDRRAAAIDPHGESDQGGPGRKRGRGAIGCLVALLVLVGIGAGAWFFVLQEPVTAFFQRFEPPADYTGSGEGELVFMINEGDGGETIAANLEEEGVVASAEAFIDEVTSRSPHPTFYPGAYQLASEMSAKAALDALLDPENKLENTFVIQEGLWARDALAAASSATGIPLEELQAAAADPQALGLPAEATSVEGFLFPATYTFPPDVTAQEVVQTLVDRSFEALDAAGVPVEQRWETVVIASLIEREAGSADDSYKVSRVIRNRLDPNQFPSGLLQFDSTVHYGIGDDSTVETSDAERADASNTYNTYVHPGLPPGPIGNPGDVAIDAALNPADGPWLYFVTVNLETGETVFSATLEEHEAAVQQFLQYLEENG